A region of Allocoleopsis franciscana PCC 7113 DNA encodes the following proteins:
- a CDS encoding response regulator has protein sequence MSKILVVEDSRTQRYMVTNILTASQFTVTAAKDGIEALEQIGQACPDVVVLDVLMPHLNGYEVCRRLKSNPATKNIPVIMCSLKCTNADRYWAFKQGADAYVGKPFQPKELIETVQQLLKS, from the coding sequence ATGAGTAAAATTTTAGTTGTAGAAGACAGCCGTACACAACGTTACATGGTTACCAACATTTTGACGGCAAGTCAGTTTACAGTAACCGCCGCCAAGGATGGAATTGAAGCTTTAGAACAAATTGGTCAGGCTTGCCCTGATGTCGTTGTCTTAGATGTTCTGATGCCTCATCTCAATGGCTACGAAGTTTGCCGTCGCCTCAAATCTAACCCAGCTACCAAGAATATCCCTGTAATTATGTGTTCTTTAAAATGTACCAATGCTGACCGCTATTGGGCTTTTAAGCAAGGTGCAGATGCTTACGTGGGCAAGCCTTTCCAACCTAAAGAGTTGATTGAAACTGTTCAACAGTTGTTAAAATCGTAA
- a CDS encoding response regulator: MTIRVLIVDDQPLIRQALKLLLANEDAMQVVGEASEGEAAIRQVEMLHPDVVLMDIQMPVMDGVAATREICQRFEQTKVLVLSVDDDDEYVALALRYGAAGYLLKNTPPEELALAIKAVYRGYTHLGPGLGKKIMAQIPAPTASSSVEWNKLTPREQEIVRLIATGANNREIAEVLYISEKTVKNHITNILSRLNLRDRIQVAIFAHSHLSDLTSKTQIVGS; this comes from the coding sequence ATGACAATTCGCGTTTTGATCGTAGATGACCAACCTCTGATTCGCCAAGCATTGAAGTTATTATTGGCGAATGAGGATGCAATGCAAGTAGTGGGAGAAGCTTCGGAGGGAGAAGCAGCCATTCGTCAGGTAGAAATGCTGCATCCTGATGTTGTGCTGATGGATATTCAGATGCCTGTCATGGATGGTGTGGCAGCGACGAGGGAAATTTGCCAACGCTTTGAACAGACAAAAGTGCTAGTTTTAAGCGTTGATGATGATGATGAATATGTCGCCCTAGCACTTAGATACGGTGCCGCCGGCTATTTGCTGAAGAATACACCACCGGAAGAGTTAGCTTTGGCGATTAAAGCGGTCTATAGAGGCTACACTCATTTAGGGCCGGGACTGGGTAAGAAAATTATGGCTCAAATTCCTGCACCGACGGCGAGTTCCTCGGTGGAATGGAATAAATTGACTCCTAGAGAACAGGAAATTGTGCGGTTAATAGCCACTGGCGCGAATAACCGGGAAATTGCAGAAGTGCTTTACATTTCTGAAAAGACTGTAAAAAATCATATTACAAATATTTTGAGTCGCCTGAATTTGCGCGATCGCATTCAAGTCGCCATTTTCGCTCACTCTCATTTATCAGATTTGACCAGTAAGACTCAGATTGTCGGAAGCTAG
- a CDS encoding Uma2 family endonuclease — protein MNAQTATPSTFPQASVPAEARVVLRGVSWQTFKALMADIGEDRSCRIAYDQGMLEIMVPYEQHEEPKILIAEFVTATADELEIEIRQLGSLTLEREDLTRAVEPDTCFYIQNESQVRGKEIKLPNVPPPDLVVESDYTHSSLNKFNIYAALGVPELWRYSKQSLQVYQLVDGEYQPTDKSLAFPFIPIAEIPGFIEQSKTIGQRASVRLFRARLREVLP, from the coding sequence ATGAACGCACAAACAGCAACTCCATCTACTTTTCCCCAAGCGTCAGTTCCCGCAGAAGCAAGAGTCGTTTTGAGAGGTGTCAGTTGGCAAACCTTCAAGGCATTAATGGCGGATATCGGAGAAGACCGCTCTTGTAGAATTGCCTATGACCAGGGAATGTTAGAAATTATGGTTCCATACGAACAACACGAAGAACCCAAAATATTGATAGCGGAGTTTGTTACAGCTACTGCGGATGAGCTAGAAATCGAGATTAGACAGTTGGGTTCCTTGACTCTGGAACGGGAAGACTTAACTCGTGCTGTAGAACCTGATACTTGTTTCTATATTCAGAATGAATCGCAAGTTAGAGGTAAAGAAATTAAGTTACCCAATGTTCCACCACCCGATTTAGTTGTGGAGTCAGACTATACCCATTCTTCTTTAAATAAATTCAATATTTATGCCGCACTGGGGGTTCCTGAACTTTGGAGATATAGCAAGCAGAGTTTACAGGTTTATCAATTGGTAGATGGAGAATACCAGCCAACGGATAAAAGTTTAGCTTTTCCCTTCATCCCTATTGCAGAAATCCCAGGCTTTATTGAACAAAGTAAAACGATTGGGCAGAGAGCATCTGTACGGTTATTTCGGGCAAGACTTAGAGAGGTTCTGCCCTAA
- a CDS encoding HNH endonuclease: protein MNLEDKGLKELFQLANQIGNKQYHKLTQQDFENYKKYDYWRYVNGDGECGTTQESKDWVRDNSDWHCPICGEKYSEKGGRTIDHKLPRSQYPWLSMEFKNLWVICQLCNKEKGEMHWYEYEHYMFVHHPELYLDVKAARPSQLLQRDR from the coding sequence ATGAATCTTGAAGATAAAGGACTTAAGGAATTATTTCAGCTTGCGAATCAAATTGGTAACAAGCAATATCACAAACTAACTCAACAAGATTTTGAAAATTATAAAAAATATGATTATTGGCGGTATGTCAATGGCGATGGTGAGTGTGGAACGACCCAGGAAAGTAAAGATTGGGTGAGAGATAATTCAGACTGGCACTGTCCAATCTGTGGAGAGAAATATTCTGAAAAGGGTGGTAGAACGATTGATCACAAGCTACCTCGCTCACAGTATCCCTGGTTGTCAATGGAATTCAAAAATTTATGGGTAATTTGCCAATTATGTAACAAAGAAAAGGGTGAGATGCATTGGTACGAGTATGAACACTATATGTTCGTTCACCATCCGGAGCTTTATCTTGATGTGAAGGCTGCACGTCCTAGCCAATTACTCCAGCGCGATCGCTAA